From a single Lolium rigidum isolate FL_2022 chromosome 7, APGP_CSIRO_Lrig_0.1, whole genome shotgun sequence genomic region:
- the LOC124678041 gene encoding NDR1/HIN1-like protein 12: MSKGKEHHDWILRRCCGSIAACILTLAVVVGFVVLVIYLALHPSKPSFYLQDIQLRSIDLADPSISLDVQVTIASRNPNDRVGIYYKTLHAFTTYRDEPVTIPVSLPAIYQGHKDQSVWSPVMSGDSVPVAPYVADAMKQDIGAGYVLLHVKVDGRVKWKVGSWVSGGYHLFVNCPALLSATGGNAGGAFSMSAATAGGGRNGTTVSLKFTQPAYCTVDV, encoded by the exons ATGAGCAAGGGCAAGGAGCACCACGACTGGATCCTCCGGCGGTGCTGCGGCTCCATCGCCGCCTGCATCCTCACGCTCGCCGTCGTCGTGGGGTTCGTCGTGCTCGTCATCTACCTCGCCCTGCACCCCTCCAAGCCGTCCTTCTACCTCCAGGACATCCAGCTCCGCTCCATCGACCTCGCCGACCCGTCTATCTCCCTGGACGTCCAG GTGACGATCGCGTCCCGGAACCCGAACGACCGCGTGGGCATCTACTACAAGACCCTGCACGCCTTCACCACGTACCGCGACGAGCCGGTCACAATCCCGGTGTCGCTGCCGGCGATCTACCAGGGGCACAAGGACCAGTCGGTGTGGTCGCCGGTGATGTCTGGCGACTCGGTGCCCGTGGCCCCGTACGTGGCGGACGCCATGAAGCAGGACATCGGCGCAGGGTACGTGCTGCTGCACGTCAAGGTGGACGGCCGCGTCAAGTGGAAGGTCGGCAGCTGGGTCTCCGGCGGGTACCACCTCTTCGTCAACTGCCCCGCGCTGCTCTCCGCCACCGGCGGCAACGCCGGCGGCGCCTTCTCCATGAGCGCCGCCACGGCGGGCGGCGGGAGGAACGGGACGACCGTGTCGCTCAAGTTCACGCAGCCCGCGTACTGCACCGTCGACGTGTAG
- the LOC124676147 gene encoding uncharacterized protein LOC124676147: MLISTSRDALGIAQTNSKRKRVYGDLCSQQLGTIGKENKHPATHKNKETLVQDENVQPGQGSAIAEKDLNINPNTMTHLNIVRFPLHTCMVARTVEGVRIGNQFGTVRR, encoded by the exons ATGCTG ATATCTACATCCCGAGATGCTCTTGGTATTGCCCAGACAAACTCAAAAAGGAAA AGAGTATATGGTGATCTTTGTAGTCAACAACTTGGAACTATTGGAAAGGAGAATAAACATCCTGCTACACATAAG AACAAAGAAACTTTGGTCCAAGATGAAAATGTGCAACCTGGACAAGGAAGTGCTATTGCAGAAAAG GACCTGAACATCAACCCCAACACAATGACACACTTGAACATTGTAAGGTTTCCTCTGCACACATG CATGGTGGCAAGAACAGTGGAAGGTGTTAGAATTGGAAATCAATTCGGGACAGTGCGTCGTTGA